The DNA segment GGATCGGGCAGGGCGTCGTGCAACTGGGCGATGAACGGCAGGATCGCGGCACCGCCGATGCCGAGCAGCTGGTGGGAGAGCAGTGCGTAGAGACGGTCGTCGTCCCACTGCTGGGATGACGGACGGTCCCGGGACTCCCACAGCTCCACCAACTCGTCCACGGTCAGCCGGGCGATCAGGTATTCGCTGAAAGTGGCGTGCAGGAACTCGTAACTGCGGCCCTCCGCGCCCTCGTCCGCCTCCGCGGCGTGGATGAAGAAGAACCGGCCCAGCACCTGGCGGGCCGCGGTGAGGGCCGGGCCCCGCCGCTGCTGGTGACGCGGGCGCGGCGACGGGTCGAGCGCGTCGAGATCGGTCAGCAGCAGGTGTTCCTCGATGTAATGGCGACCGCGATTGAACATGCCGAAGGCGGCGATGCCGAGGCGCCACAGTTCCGCCCGGATCTGCTCCTCGCCCGCCTCGACGACCGGCGGTTTCAGCAGCTCGCGCTCGATGAACCGGCGGAGGATGTCGCCGTAGATCTGCGCCGGGGTCGAATCCGCCTCCACCTGAGGCAGGGGGTTCGTGGAGCCGTACAGGATGAGGAGCAGCAACAGCAGCGGCTGGTGGGCGATCTCGCCATAGGACAGGATCGTCTCGGCGGACGGGATGGCGGTCTGCGCATCCGGGTTGACCTCGTTCCAGATGTGCAGACAGGCGCGCACCTGATCAGCGCTGAAGTTGTTCAGCTTGACGACCAGGGAGCCGGTGGGGATGCGGGCCAGGTCAGCCACCAGGGTCCGTGAGGTGACGACGACCGCCACCGGCTGACCCGCGGTGCGCTCGACCCGCTGGAACTCGGCGACGTTGTGGAGATAACTGGACTCGGCATGGCCGGTGGCCTGCATGAATTCATCGAGACCATCGATGAGCAACACGCGGGTGGCGTCGGCGGCGGCCTCCGTCAGCGCGGTCCATGACACCCGTCCGTTCGACGTCTTGTCGAGGACGCCGGACACCTGCTGATGAACGGGTGCTGTCGGATCGGTGACCAGACGCAGCGGCACTCGTGCCACGGCGTAGGCATCGCCGGCCGAGAGCCGCGCCGCGCACACCTTGGTGAACATGCTCTTGCCCGCCCCGGGAAGGCCGAGGACGACGAGTGGTCGATCGTGGCTGCGCGACGAGGTGAAGTAAGCCGCTAGGAAAGTGTCGAGGTCGGTTCCCTGCTCGGTGGTCTCCCACCAGCGGTCGTCGGCCGGGCGGCACGTCTCGTCCATGACCGCCCATCGGAACGTCGGCGTCAGATACCCCTCCGCAACGGTCGGGATCCGCAGCCGGCCCAGATCGTCGGTGCTGACCAGCGAGTCCTCCAGCACGGCTTCGTTGAGCCGTGCGTTGACCGCGAGGATGCGATGCCCGGCACGGCTGGACAGGGAGCTCACCAGCTCCGCGAGGCGACTCAGTGACCGGCCCGTCGCGTCGCTCTCGCCCAGTAGCGCCCAGATGCCGAACTCGGGCACCTCGGCGGCGAGCGACTTGTACTCCGCCTCGTAGCGGCGCACCGCCTGGTTCACGATGTCGCGCACCAGAGGGTCGGTATGCCGCACCGAATGAATACGCTGCCATGCCTCGAAGTGGTGCAGGAACCCGATGCAGCGCAGCGCGAGGTCCTCATAGAACGGCTTGATCACCGTGTCCCGGTTGGCCCGGAAGCCGCAGCCGGCCCAGGGCAGCTCGATTCGGGCCTTCGTCAGGCCGCGCTGCAGTCCGTCGGGCGCGGCACCGCCGGCGAGCCGCTGTTTGTCGTCCTCGGTCAGCCCGATCTCGTCGTAGACCGGGCCGACCATCTCGCGGAACGCGGTGAAGAACGCGCCGTACACCAGTGCCGTGTGGGTCGCCGCGAGCACGTCCTGGCGTTCCGGGGTGCGCCCGCTGCCGAGCCGGGCACGGCCGAAGGCGACGCCCTGGCCGAGCAGCTTGATCAGCTCGTTCTTCTGATCCACCCAGCCCCAGGCCACCAGCCCGAACGGCCCGGCCGCCAGAATGCCGATGCCGAGCGCGGTGTCCAGCCTCTTGAGCCACTTGGCGTCGGGTCCGGCCAGGATCTCACGCGCGCCGTCGAGCGTGTACGGGGAAGCAGCCACCCGACCGATGATCGGTGGGCCTCAGTGGACCGTCAATAGACTCACGGCCGACCCGTCGAGGAGGAAGTGCATGCCGCTGAACAACCCGTGGCTCGCGGAACCGATGCCGGCCGACCGGCTGCCTCGGGAGCGGCTTGAGGAGCGCATCCTCAATCTGCTGTCGTCGCAGAACATGTGTGTGCTGGCGACGGCCGGGCCGGACGGGCCGCTCGCCACCCCGGTCCGGTACTACTCGCTGGGCTTCGCGGTCATGTTCACCGCCTCGCCGCGCTCACCGAAGCTGCGCAACATCGCGGATGACCCGCGGGTCTCCGTCGGGATCTTCGCGCCGCTGACAGGACTGGCCAGCAGCCGGGGAGCGCAACTGTTCGGGCAGGCGAAGGTGCTGTCGCACGGCGACCCGGAGCGGGACCGGTACTGGGAGGCGTTCCGCTGGGAGAACGAGCACGCCGAGCAGGGCCGATCCGTCGCCGAGCCGCCGCACGACACCCTCGTGGTGATCGAGCCGGAGCGCGTCGTCTACACCGAGCACTGGCTGCGCCGCGAGGGGTTCGCGGCACGGCAGTTCTGGAAGCGGCGCTAGGCGGACCCCTCCTCGCCGCGGTGGACGCCGATCTCGGTTTCGCTCACCCGGGCCGGTTCCAGGACGCGGTGCAGGAACTCCCGGGTGCGTTCCTCGCGCGGGCTGCCGAACACCTCCGAGGGCGGGCCCTGTTCGACGATGACGCCGGCGTCCATGAAGACGACCCGGGAGGCGACCTCCCGGGCGAACGCCATCTCGTGGGTGACCACCAGCATGGTCATGCCCTCGGCTGCCAGGCCGCGCATGACGGCCAGGACCTCGCCGACCAGTTCCGGGTCGAGGGCGCTGGTCGGCTCGTCGAAGAGCATCAGCCGGGGGTCCATGGCCAGGGCGCGGGCGATGGCGACCCGCTGCTGCTGGCCGCCGGAGAGCTGGGCCGGGTAGGAGTCCGACTTCTCGGCCAGGCCTACGCGTTCCAGGTTCGCCGCGGCTATCCGGTCGGCCTCGGCTCGGCGGCGTTTGAGGACTCGGCGCTGGGCGATCGTGACGTTCTCCCGTACCGTCAAATGGCCGAAGAGGTTGAACTGCTGGAAAACCATGCCGATGCCGCGCCGGACCTCGTCGATGTCGCAGTCCGGGTCGGTGACCTCGACGCCGGCGACACTGATCGAACCGGACGTCGGCTCTTCGAGCAGGTTCACGCAGCGCAGCAGGGTGGACTTGCCGGACCCGGACGGGCCGATGACGCAGACCACCTCGCCGGGCTCCACCGACAGGTCGATGCCGCGCAGCACCTCCAGGCTGCCGAACGACTTGTGCAGTCCGCTGATCTCGATCGTCGACATCGCGGTCACCTCTCCCTCGCGGCCCGGCGCTCCAGGCCCCGGACCAGCTGTGACAGCGGCAGCGTGATCACCAGGTAGAGCAGTCCGGCCACCACCAGCGGTGTCGGGTTGACCCGGGTGTTGAGCGTGTCGCCGGCGAACTTGGTCAGCTCGATCGTGCCCGCGGTGACGCCGAGGACGTAGACCAGCGAGGTGTCCTTGGTCAGCAGGATGATCTCGTTGGTCAGCGGCGGGATGACGATCCGGAACGCCTGCGGCAGCACGATGGAGATCATCGCGCGGGTGTGCGACATGCCCAGGGTACGGGCCGCCTCCAGCTGCCCCTTCGGAACAGCCTGGATGCCGGCCCGGATCGTCTCGGCCATGTACGCCGCGGCGGTCAGGCCGAGACCGACGGCGACCGAGCCGTAGACGCCGCCGGGGATCTCGCGGTCGGGGAAGGCGAGCGGCACGCCGTACCCGACCATGAAGAGCACCAGCAGAGCGGGAAGACCGCGGAAGAGCTCGATGTACGCCGCGGCCAGCCAGCGATACGGCCCCACCGAGGACAATCGCAGCAACGCGAGGACGAGGCCGAGCGTCAACCCGAACACGAACGCGAGCAGCGTGTAGATGATGGTGTTCCGCAACGCGACGGTGATCGCCCCGGGGAACATGCTCCGGGCGACGTCGAGGCGGAAGAACGCGTCCGACAGACGGTCCCAGTCCGCGGCGCCGGCCACGGCCAGGATCGCCAGGACGAAGATGACATAGCCGGCGACGCGGATGATCCGCCGCCGTCGGCGAGGGCTGAGCTTCATCGATCGGAGCTTCAGGCCGCGGGCTTCTCGCCGATCCACTCGGCATAGATCTTGTCGTACGTGCCGTCCGCCCGTGCCGCCGCGATGGCCTCGTTGACGGTCTTGAGCAGTTCGGCGTTGCCCTTCTTGACGGCGAAGCCGTACTGCTCGCCGGTGTCGAACCCGGTCGCGACCTGGACCTTGCCGGGGTTCGCCTTGATGTACTCGTTCCACACCGGCAGGTCGTTGACGGCCGCGGCCACCTGGTTGGTGGAGAGCGCCTGCTGTTCGGCGGCGAGGTCCTTGTACGACACGACCTCGATCTTGAGGCCCTTCTCCTTGACCTGCGCGTTGATGTATTCCTCGCCGGTGGTGCCGCCCTGCACGCCGAGGCGCTTGCCGGCCAGGTCCTCCAGGGTCTTCACCGGGCTGCCGGTGACCACCGCGAGCGCCTGGGTGGCGTCGAAGTAGGGGTCGGAGAAGTCGAGGACCTTCTTCCGCTCCTCGGTGATCGTCATGCCGGCGGCGGCCACGTCACACTTGCCGGAGTTGAGGTCGGCGCCGGACTTGATGCCCTCGAACGGCGTATCCACGATCTCCTGCGGCACGCTGAGCTTCGCGGCGACCAGGTCGATCAGCGCCACGTCGAAGCCGACGACCTTGCCGCTCTGGTCCTTCGACTGGAACGGCGCGTACGGCAGGTGGGTGCAGGTGGTCAGCGCTCCGGACTTGACCAGT comes from the Actinoplanes sp. OR16 genome and includes:
- a CDS encoding NACHT domain-containing NTPase, with amino-acid sequence MAASPYTLDGAREILAGPDAKWLKRLDTALGIGILAAGPFGLVAWGWVDQKNELIKLLGQGVAFGRARLGSGRTPERQDVLAATHTALVYGAFFTAFREMVGPVYDEIGLTEDDKQRLAGGAAPDGLQRGLTKARIELPWAGCGFRANRDTVIKPFYEDLALRCIGFLHHFEAWQRIHSVRHTDPLVRDIVNQAVRRYEAEYKSLAAEVPEFGIWALLGESDATGRSLSRLAELVSSLSSRAGHRILAVNARLNEAVLEDSLVSTDDLGRLRIPTVAEGYLTPTFRWAVMDETCRPADDRWWETTEQGTDLDTFLAAYFTSSRSHDRPLVVLGLPGAGKSMFTKVCAARLSAGDAYAVARVPLRLVTDPTAPVHQQVSGVLDKTSNGRVSWTALTEAAADATRVLLIDGLDEFMQATGHAESSYLHNVAEFQRVERTAGQPVAVVVTSRTLVADLARIPTGSLVVKLNNFSADQVRACLHIWNEVNPDAQTAIPSAETILSYGEIAHQPLLLLLLILYGSTNPLPQVEADSTPAQIYGDILRRFIERELLKPPVVEAGEEQIRAELWRLGIAAFGMFNRGRHYIEEHLLLTDLDALDPSPRPRHQQRRGPALTAARQVLGRFFFIHAAEADEGAEGRSYEFLHATFSEYLIARLTVDELVELWESRDRPSSQQWDDDRLYALLSHQLLGIGGAAILPFIAQLHDALPDPQRRGVRRILRTLLQEAESRRDSGRFAAYSPSEGTASRRLAVYTANLVMVLLQVEEEPVPLAEITPAGEEPMAGWTRLVHLWKGCVPDFDLRVMTRHPREIAIMKSADTPTQPWVHLHWLMFRPRHAAILNAGYGAAGQQLSIGSHDPGIRFAGRAARMLVDPSRSEAVSELAAGIIRGWSGTSSDRGLLTLLIINVVRDPERFTERDIRPLMNAIGDTRTVDVDPWPYALLMAQYPRMVKERQFTRPYSSRLDRRLSLAPLLAGMLIWGDDVIPVSATFNRLPEALRGRIEECGSVLATLRHAVDERRLVLMAAELILRVLQEVEIGVIRRAMINISEFSNPLGELDVPRS
- a CDS encoding pyridoxamine 5'-phosphate oxidase family protein, translating into MPLNNPWLAEPMPADRLPRERLEERILNLLSSQNMCVLATAGPDGPLATPVRYYSLGFAVMFTASPRSPKLRNIADDPRVSVGIFAPLTGLASSRGAQLFGQAKVLSHGDPERDRYWEAFRWENEHAEQGRSVAEPPHDTLVVIEPERVVYTEHWLRREGFAARQFWKRR
- a CDS encoding amino acid ABC transporter ATP-binding protein; amino-acid sequence: MSTIEISGLHKSFGSLEVLRGIDLSVEPGEVVCVIGPSGSGKSTLLRCVNLLEEPTSGSISVAGVEVTDPDCDIDEVRRGIGMVFQQFNLFGHLTVRENVTIAQRRVLKRRRAEADRIAAANLERVGLAEKSDSYPAQLSGGQQQRVAIARALAMDPRLMLFDEPTSALDPELVGEVLAVMRGLAAEGMTMLVVTHEMAFAREVASRVVFMDAGVIVEQGPPSEVFGSPREERTREFLHRVLEPARVSETEIGVHRGEEGSA
- a CDS encoding amino acid ABC transporter permease, which encodes MKLSPRRRRRIIRVAGYVIFVLAILAVAGAADWDRLSDAFFRLDVARSMFPGAITVALRNTIIYTLLAFVFGLTLGLVLALLRLSSVGPYRWLAAAYIELFRGLPALLVLFMVGYGVPLAFPDREIPGGVYGSVAVGLGLTAAAYMAETIRAGIQAVPKGQLEAARTLGMSHTRAMISIVLPQAFRIVIPPLTNEIILLTKDTSLVYVLGVTAGTIELTKFAGDTLNTRVNPTPLVVAGLLYLVITLPLSQLVRGLERRAARER
- a CDS encoding basic amino acid ABC transporter substrate-binding protein, with the protein product MRTTFVRKATALAAAVTLTAGGLAGCAKEDTGGTTESGVPLVKSGALTTCTHLPYAPFQSKDQSGKVVGFDVALIDLVAAKLSVPQEIVDTPFEGIKSGADLNSGKCDVAAAGMTITEERKKVLDFSDPYFDATQALAVVTGSPVKTLEDLAGKRLGVQGGTTGEEYINAQVKEKGLKIEVVSYKDLAAEQQALSTNQVAAAVNDLPVWNEYIKANPGKVQVATGFDTGEQYGFAVKKGNAELLKTVNEAIAAARADGTYDKIYAEWIGEKPAA